One part of the Mariniblastus fucicola genome encodes these proteins:
- the ygfZ gene encoding CAF17-like 4Fe-4S cluster assembly/insertion protein YgfZ, which yields MTSKTDFSDTCAVASLSLSVIRLSGNDRAKFLHNFCTADINRLQADQCCEAFFLNHKGKTLSHGIVVCREVDLLIVSTAKSPSVLLEHLDRFLLSEDVQLQDVSQLWRGVFVFGGQCEQALQACDIQVPSVGGVASTGFQVVVRAELAGQGILILEAAAGDVDVAGKLLSNGAVDVSADHLDLLRIEKMTPWCDTEVTDRCLPQEFRRDSKAISFTKGCYLGQETVARLDALGHVNRYLSGFEILEGDVSVGDSFRKDEKKIGVVTSLAKDSEGRKFGLGFLRVEFTKPGDTVSCDGVKLQIK from the coding sequence ATGACAAGCAAAACTGATTTTTCCGATACCTGTGCCGTAGCCAGTTTGTCCCTATCGGTGATCCGATTGTCCGGAAACGATCGCGCCAAATTTTTGCACAACTTCTGTACCGCAGACATCAACAGGCTGCAGGCCGATCAATGTTGTGAAGCGTTCTTCCTCAACCACAAGGGCAAAACGCTTTCGCATGGAATTGTGGTTTGCCGCGAGGTCGATTTGCTGATCGTCTCGACGGCCAAATCGCCGTCAGTGCTGCTAGAACACCTGGATCGGTTTTTGCTCAGCGAAGACGTTCAGCTTCAGGACGTGTCCCAGTTGTGGCGAGGTGTGTTTGTATTTGGTGGTCAATGCGAACAAGCGTTGCAGGCCTGCGACATTCAGGTACCCAGCGTCGGTGGCGTTGCGAGCACGGGCTTTCAGGTTGTCGTTCGAGCAGAACTGGCAGGGCAGGGCATTTTGATTCTTGAAGCCGCCGCAGGCGATGTCGACGTCGCCGGAAAGCTTTTGTCAAACGGTGCAGTTGACGTTTCTGCTGATCATTTGGATTTGTTGCGAATCGAAAAGATGACTCCCTGGTGCGACACCGAAGTTACCGACAGGTGCTTGCCGCAAGAGTTCCGTCGAGACTCGAAAGCGATCTCGTTCACCAAAGGATGTTACCTCGGCCAGGAAACGGTGGCGCGTCTGGATGCGTTGGGCCACGTCAACCGATATCTGTCTGGGTTCGAAATTCTCGAAGGCGATGTTTCAGTCGGAGATTCGTTTCGGAAAGACGAAAAGAAGATCGGCGTCGTGACTTCGTTGGCTAAGGATTCTGAAGGGCGAAAGTTTGGGTTGGGTTTTTTGCGAGTTGAGTTCACCAAGCCTGGCGATACAGTTTCCTGCGACGGTGTAAAGTTGCAAATTAAGTAG
- a CDS encoding tRNA threonylcarbamoyladenosine dehydratase, with protein sequence MNRYYVAMEKTDTTTQCNNSQPCTPCGSASPELELPRERRRRKPWESAPLESRSNKPVVRPKIERVPRRWDRLARLVGEDGVRALLNSRVTVFGLGGVGSYAVESLARSAVGHLTIVDFDDVCVTNVNRQMQAFPSTVGQSKADLLAERIKAINPDATVDSVQAFYDPQTSESLLTPRPDFVIDAIDNVTAKLHLLATCLKSDIPVVSVAGAGAKLDPTMIRVADLSQTRVDPLARVVRKELSRRGFETTKHVGLPVVFSEEPAITPMAPSWDAEGFKCICPHAEDSPHECEKRNLIYGTASFVTATFGNAAASVVVRQIANDRVDPQG encoded by the coding sequence GTGAATCGCTATTATGTCGCGATGGAAAAGACAGACACTACGACGCAATGTAACAACTCCCAACCCTGCACTCCCTGCGGTTCGGCCAGCCCCGAATTGGAGCTTCCGCGGGAACGGCGTCGACGAAAGCCCTGGGAATCGGCACCGCTTGAATCGCGAAGCAACAAACCTGTGGTTCGCCCAAAAATCGAGCGCGTTCCGCGCCGCTGGGACCGGCTAGCACGTTTGGTCGGCGAAGATGGTGTTCGCGCTTTGCTTAACTCTCGCGTGACCGTTTTCGGATTGGGTGGCGTCGGTAGTTATGCCGTTGAATCGCTCGCGCGGTCAGCCGTCGGGCACCTGACGATCGTGGACTTCGACGACGTCTGTGTAACGAATGTGAATCGCCAAATGCAGGCCTTTCCTTCGACGGTTGGGCAATCGAAAGCGGACCTGTTGGCCGAGCGAATTAAAGCCATCAACCCGGACGCCACTGTCGATTCTGTGCAAGCTTTCTACGATCCGCAAACCAGTGAGTCGCTGCTGACTCCCCGGCCGGATTTTGTGATCGACGCGATCGACAACGTAACGGCGAAACTACATTTGTTGGCGACGTGTTTAAAGTCCGATATTCCTGTTGTCAGCGTTGCCGGGGCCGGTGCCAAGCTCGATCCGACCATGATTCGCGTCGCGGACTTGAGTCAGACTCGTGTCGATCCATTGGCCCGAGTCGTTCGCAAGGAACTTTCCCGCCGCGGTTTTGAAACGACGAAACACGTCGGCCTGCCGGTAGTTTTTTCAGAAGAACCTGCCATCACTCCGATGGCTCCATCGTGGGACGCAGAAGGGTTCAAGTGCATTTGTCCTCACGCGGAAGATTCGCCACACGAATGCGAAAAACGAAACCTGATTTACGGGACGGCTTCTTTTGTGACCGCGACGTTTGGGAACGCGGCTGCTTCGGTCGTGGTGCGGCAGATCGCGAATGATCGAGTCGATCCGCAGGGTTGA
- the ovoA gene encoding 5-histidylcysteine sulfoxide synthase has protein sequence MAVKNQSNSKVKTLDGNSARVVTQMPLLDSGGVEEKRQEILDYFHDSFTLYESLFECLVSDEAFYRRANRLRQPLIFYYGHTAVFYINKLNVANLINERIDPKIESMLAVGVDEMSWDDLNDDNYDWPTPAEVKAHRDRTREIVDRFIRECDFTMPIDWNSPMWIVLMGIEHERIHLETSSILMRELPIEMVKPHPVWGNICREQGVAPENELVSVAGGQVELGKSHKNPIYGWDNEYGYNAETVEPFKASKYLVSNGEMLEFIEAGGYQELSLWTEEGRGWLEFSNAEHPVYWIKDGDSYQLRTMLEVIDMPWNWPAEINYLEAKAFCNWKSEQLGTHVRMPTEAEWQTMRNALDTDQPFWDAAPGNINLEHEFSPCPVNRHEFHDGIYDLIGNVWQWTETPIDGYNGFEVHPTYDDFSTPTFDGKHNLFKGGCWISTGNYAIKDARYAFRRHFFQYSGLRYIEANPLPEPEVNVYETDQMVAKYIEFHYGDTPVESIDVPNFQVACINEVAQHLDGRRTGKALDIGCAAGRSAFELAKLFDHVDALDFSVRLIEAPSNLQKSGIQRYVTTDEGDLNLYREINLADFDGYDAVKDKIAFMQGDACNLVDKFGSYDLVFAGNLIDRLYDPEKFLNLIKDRVNENGLLVLASPYTWSEEYTPRDKWLGGFKAPTGESYTTLEGIDRVLSPQFKLLGHPVDLPFVFRETSRKFQYDVSQLTVWEKL, from the coding sequence ATGGCCGTGAAAAATCAATCGAACTCTAAAGTTAAGACCCTCGATGGCAACAGTGCTCGTGTCGTAACACAAATGCCACTGTTGGATTCCGGAGGCGTCGAAGAAAAACGTCAGGAGATTCTGGATTACTTTCACGATTCGTTCACACTTTATGAAAGCCTGTTCGAGTGTTTGGTTAGCGATGAGGCATTTTATCGCCGCGCGAATCGACTGCGTCAGCCGCTTATTTTTTACTACGGCCACACGGCTGTTTTCTACATCAACAAGCTCAACGTTGCTAACCTGATCAACGAGCGAATCGATCCAAAAATCGAATCCATGCTGGCGGTCGGCGTGGACGAGATGTCCTGGGACGATCTCAACGACGACAACTACGATTGGCCGACTCCGGCCGAAGTTAAAGCTCACCGGGACAGAACTCGCGAAATCGTCGATCGCTTCATTCGCGAATGTGACTTTACAATGCCGATTGATTGGAACAGTCCCATGTGGATTGTGTTGATGGGAATTGAACACGAACGAATTCACCTGGAGACTTCTTCGATCCTGATGCGCGAGCTTCCGATCGAAATGGTCAAACCGCATCCGGTGTGGGGCAACATTTGTCGGGAACAAGGCGTTGCGCCGGAAAATGAACTCGTCTCGGTCGCAGGCGGGCAAGTCGAACTTGGGAAATCGCACAAGAATCCGATCTACGGCTGGGATAACGAGTACGGTTACAACGCGGAAACCGTCGAGCCGTTTAAAGCCTCAAAGTATCTGGTTTCGAACGGCGAAATGCTTGAGTTTATCGAGGCAGGTGGCTACCAGGAGTTGTCGCTGTGGACAGAGGAAGGTCGCGGCTGGCTGGAATTTAGCAATGCCGAACATCCGGTCTATTGGATCAAGGACGGCGATTCCTATCAGTTGCGTACGATGTTGGAAGTCATCGACATGCCGTGGAACTGGCCAGCGGAGATCAACTACCTGGAAGCAAAAGCGTTTTGTAACTGGAAGTCCGAGCAACTGGGAACCCATGTTCGCATGCCAACCGAGGCCGAGTGGCAGACGATGCGGAACGCGCTTGATACGGATCAGCCCTTCTGGGATGCGGCGCCGGGGAACATCAATCTCGAGCATGAGTTTTCTCCGTGCCCGGTCAATCGCCACGAGTTCCATGATGGCATTTACGATTTGATCGGAAACGTCTGGCAATGGACAGAGACTCCAATTGATGGGTACAACGGGTTTGAAGTCCATCCAACCTATGATGATTTCTCCACGCCGACTTTCGATGGAAAACACAATCTCTTCAAAGGCGGCTGTTGGATCTCGACGGGGAACTATGCGATTAAGGACGCACGCTACGCGTTCCGCCGTCACTTCTTTCAGTATTCTGGCTTGCGTTACATCGAAGCCAATCCGTTACCGGAACCCGAAGTCAACGTTTACGAAACCGACCAGATGGTTGCCAAGTATATCGAGTTTCACTATGGCGACACGCCGGTTGAGTCCATCGATGTGCCCAACTTTCAGGTCGCGTGTATCAATGAAGTCGCACAGCATCTTGACGGTCGACGCACGGGCAAAGCCTTGGACATCGGTTGTGCTGCCGGTCGTTCGGCGTTTGAGTTGGCAAAGCTTTTCGACCATGTCGACGCGCTCGATTTCTCAGTGCGTTTGATTGAGGCACCTTCGAACCTGCAGAAGTCCGGTATTCAGCGCTACGTGACTACCGATGAAGGCGATTTGAATCTCTATCGGGAAATTAACCTCGCGGATTTTGATGGCTACGACGCGGTCAAGGACAAGATCGCGTTTATGCAAGGAGACGCCTGCAATCTGGTGGACAAGTTCGGCAGCTACGATCTGGTGTTCGCTGGAAACCTGATTGATCGACTGTACGATCCCGAAAAGTTCCTGAATCTGATCAAGGATCGAGTCAACGAAAATGGTTTGCTGGTTCTCGCATCGCCCTACACCTGGAGCGAAGAGTACACGCCGCGAGACAAATGGCTGGGCGGATTCAAAGCCCCAACTGGTGAGAGTTACACGACGCTCGAGGGCATCGATCGCGTGCTTTCTCCGCAGTTCAAGCTTCTCGGTCACCCGGTTGATCTTCCGTTTGTGTTCCGGGAAACTTCGAGGAAGTTCCAATACGATGTATCCCAATTGACGGTTTGGGAAAAGCTGTAA
- a CDS encoding ATP-grasp domain-containing protein, with protein MLIEIPDDLRYLSELYSADAADACFLAEYPSSNSKDTIFQNSTEFIIHDPFPAPPRELLTSLGPHHLMCCWGTQLPVTSQIAPPGKLLEHWQRTFGTEGLPKWKPYDDSDLFITMFPHQSIPPQQQVVEPLVNYELHSKEIIEQIDCPQAKVYDSIEYPCIVKLSHGYAGLGNYLLRDASDEAAMREELAKHWSDSTLIINSVIENICGDYGVQFYLRRDGSIIWLGLTEQHFNESKRWCGGTYSKHLQTDLLQSFEPHVTATAATLHEKGYFGVVGIDILRDDEGRCFLVDVNPRLTGITPFLMASRIFQGEDSYDEGIYQASFRFNGTLTELISVAESIDYGRVLILSAFERSAGDNRTTICHVSVSSESQSRNREALDQLAKH; from the coding sequence ATGCTGATTGAAATCCCAGACGACCTACGCTACCTGTCGGAGCTTTATTCTGCCGACGCGGCGGACGCCTGTTTCCTTGCGGAATATCCCAGTTCCAACAGTAAGGACACGATCTTTCAGAACTCAACCGAATTCATTATCCACGACCCGTTTCCCGCTCCGCCCCGCGAGTTGCTGACTTCGCTCGGGCCGCACCACTTGATGTGCTGCTGGGGAACGCAACTCCCGGTGACCTCCCAGATTGCTCCGCCAGGAAAGTTGCTTGAGCACTGGCAGCGAACTTTCGGTACTGAAGGCTTGCCGAAATGGAAACCGTACGACGATAGTGATTTGTTCATTACGATGTTTCCACATCAGTCGATTCCGCCGCAGCAGCAAGTCGTCGAACCGTTGGTGAACTATGAACTCCACTCCAAAGAGATCATCGAGCAAATCGATTGCCCGCAGGCGAAAGTCTACGACTCGATCGAGTATCCTTGTATCGTCAAGCTAAGCCACGGCTATGCCGGGTTGGGCAACTACCTGCTTCGGGACGCATCCGATGAAGCGGCGATGCGGGAGGAACTCGCCAAACACTGGTCCGATTCGACTTTGATAATCAACTCGGTTATCGAAAACATTTGCGGCGATTACGGTGTTCAGTTCTATCTTCGTCGCGACGGTTCGATCATTTGGCTGGGGCTGACCGAGCAACATTTCAACGAGTCAAAGCGATGGTGTGGCGGAACATACTCCAAACATTTGCAAACCGATTTGCTGCAATCGTTTGAGCCCCACGTCACGGCAACGGCTGCTACGCTGCACGAGAAAGGGTATTTCGGCGTCGTCGGGATTGACATTTTGCGAGACGACGAAGGCCGCTGTTTCCTTGTCGACGTAAACCCGAGGCTGACTGGAATCACGCCGTTTCTGATGGCGTCCCGAATCTTCCAGGGAGAAGACTCGTACGACGAAGGTATCTATCAGGCCAGTTTCCGATTCAACGGTACGCTGACGGAGTTGATATCCGTCGCGGAATCAATTGACTACGGCCGTGTGCTGATTTTAAGTGCATTTGAGCGATCTGCGGGTGACAACCGGACAACGATCTGCC